The following are encoded together in the Janthinobacterium sp. Marseille genome:
- a CDS encoding proline--tRNA ligase: MRASRFFISTLKEAPSDAEIVSHKLMMRAGMIKKIGSGIYTYMPMGLRVIRKVEAIIREEMNNAHAIELLMPLVQPAELWQETGRWDKMGAELMRVKDRHGREFAIQPTSEEVVTDVVRTEIKSYRQLPINFYHIQTKFRDERRPRFGLMRGREFTMKDAYSFDRDIDGLKKSYQIMFDAYVKIFNRFGLQFRAVAADNGAIGGSGSHEFHVIADTGEDALVYCPNSDYAANMEAAEALPLSSARAAPTQALTKTATPGKAKCEDVAALLNLPLAQTVKSIVLTVEKEDKGVTSKQVWLLLLRGDHELNEVKAAKIPGIAGYRFASEAEIIEWFDTPPGYLGPINTKKPVNLVVDRTVANMHDFVCGANEVDFHFTGVNWGRDLPEAQVFDIRNVVEGDPSPDGKGTLAIQRGIEVGHVFQLGTAYSESMKATYLDENGKPQLIQMGCYGIGVTRILGAAIEQNFDDKGIIWPTALAPFEVVLCPMGYDRSEGVKAETDKLYEALQAAGVDVILDDRGERPGAMFADWELIGVPHRIVIGDRGLKEGKLEYQGRRDAAATPVALEEMLGFVQAKLAN, from the coding sequence ATGCGCGCATCCCGTTTTTTCATTTCCACTCTCAAAGAAGCTCCTTCCGACGCCGAAATCGTCAGCCACAAGCTGATGATGCGCGCCGGCATGATCAAAAAAATCGGTTCCGGTATTTATACCTATATGCCCATGGGTTTGCGCGTGATCCGCAAGGTGGAAGCGATTATTCGGGAGGAAATGAACAATGCCCATGCCATCGAGCTCCTGATGCCATTAGTGCAACCGGCCGAGTTGTGGCAGGAAACCGGCCGCTGGGACAAAATGGGCGCCGAACTGATGCGCGTCAAGGACCGGCACGGCCGCGAATTTGCGATCCAGCCGACTTCGGAAGAAGTCGTGACTGATGTGGTGCGGACCGAAATCAAGTCCTATCGCCAGCTGCCTATCAATTTTTACCATATCCAGACCAAATTCCGTGATGAGCGCCGTCCTCGCTTCGGTCTGATGCGCGGTCGCGAATTCACGATGAAAGACGCCTATTCTTTCGACCGTGATATCGATGGACTGAAGAAATCGTATCAAATCATGTTCGACGCTTACGTCAAGATTTTCAACCGCTTCGGCCTGCAATTCCGTGCGGTGGCAGCTGACAATGGTGCGATTGGCGGCTCCGGTTCGCATGAATTCCACGTCATCGCCGATACCGGTGAAGACGCCTTGGTGTACTGTCCGAACTCCGATTACGCGGCCAATATGGAAGCGGCGGAAGCGCTGCCGCTGAGCAGCGCGCGCGCGGCACCGACCCAGGCCCTGACCAAGACCGCAACGCCGGGCAAGGCCAAGTGCGAAGACGTGGCAGCTTTGCTGAACCTGCCTTTGGCGCAAACCGTGAAATCCATCGTATTGACGGTGGAAAAAGAAGACAAGGGCGTCACCAGCAAGCAGGTCTGGCTGCTGCTCCTGCGCGGTGACCATGAATTGAATGAAGTGAAAGCGGCAAAAATCCCCGGCATCGCCGGTTATCGTTTCGCCAGTGAAGCAGAAATCATCGAATGGTTCGACACACCACCTGGCTATCTCGGCCCTATCAATACCAAGAAGCCAGTGAACCTGGTGGTCGACCGCACCGTTGCCAATATGCATGACTTTGTCTGCGGCGCGAACGAAGTCGATTTCCACTTCACAGGTGTGAACTGGGGGCGTGATTTGCCGGAAGCGCAGGTGTTCGATATCCGCAACGTTGTCGAAGGCGATCCTTCGCCGGACGGCAAGGGCACGCTGGCAATTCAGCGCGGCATTGAAGTCGGTCACGTATTCCAGCTGGGTACCGCTTATTCGGAATCGATGAAGGCGACTTACCTCGATGAAAACGGCAAGCCGCAACTGATCCAGATGGGTTGCTACGGCATCGGCGTGACGCGCATCCTGGGCGCTGCGATTGAGCAGAACTTCGACGACAAGGGCATCATCTGGCCGACTGCACTGGCACCATTTGAAGTGGTTCTGTGCCCTATGGGTTACGACCGTAGCGAAGGCGTCAAGGCTGAAACAGACAAGCTGTATGAAGCCTTGCAGGCCGCTGGCGTCGATGTGATCCTGGATGATCGTGGCGAGCGTCCGGGCGCCATGTTTGCAGATTGGGAATTGATAGGCGTACCGCACCGTATCGTGATCGGTGATCGTGGCCTGAAAGAAGGCAAGCTGGAATACCAGGGCCGTCGTGATGCGGCGGCAACGCCGGTTGCGCTGGAAGAAATGCTGGGCTTCGTCCAAGCCAAGCTGGCTAACTGA
- a CDS encoding RNA pyrophosphohydrolase — MLDREGFRPNVGIILINTRNEVWWGKRVREHSWQFPQGGIKFGETPEQAMYRELEEEVGLRAEHVKIIGRTRDWLRYEVPDHFIKREIRGHYKGQKQIWFLLRMVGRDCDVNLRMTEHPEFDAWRWHDYWVPLDVVIEFKRDVYQRALQELSRFLSRPTQHVPPQHNTARYLRQTHASRKPDEPSTEKTKPDNE, encoded by the coding sequence ATGCTGGACCGTGAAGGCTTTCGCCCTAACGTCGGCATCATTCTGATCAACACCAGGAATGAAGTATGGTGGGGCAAGCGGGTGCGCGAGCATTCGTGGCAATTCCCCCAGGGCGGCATTAAATTCGGCGAAACCCCCGAACAGGCGATGTACCGCGAGCTGGAAGAAGAAGTCGGCTTGCGGGCGGAGCACGTCAAAATCATCGGGCGTACGCGCGACTGGCTGCGCTATGAGGTGCCGGATCATTTCATCAAGCGGGAAATCCGTGGCCATTACAAGGGCCAGAAGCAGATCTGGTTCCTGCTGCGCATGGTCGGCCGTGATTGCGACGTCAACCTGCGCATGACCGAGCACCCGGAGTTTGACGCCTGGCGCTGGCATGATTACTGGGTACCGCTGGATGTCGTGATCGAATTCAAACGGGATGTCTACCAACGCGCCTTGCAGGAATTATCACGTTTCCTGTCGCGCCCGACGCAGCACGTCCCGCCGCAACACAATACGGCCCGTTATCTGCGCCAGACACATGCGTCGCGCAAACCTGACGAACCATCTACCGAAAAGACCAAACCTGACAATGAATAA
- a CDS encoding CNP1-like family protein yields MNKSFFSARQLPQTLLALALLAATQISVAQQLEYNKGFEEAEAKNWEELEVPPPPAPKTENLQPFYVGPTATQTFAIDTKSLAIGKDGVIRYTLVAVSQGGAKNISYEGIRCATFEKKIYALGREDGTWAPSRRNQWEGIVRSKVNRQHAALAQDYFCSNLTIVGDEKEMLNRMKYRKTLTDELLRE; encoded by the coding sequence ATGAATAAGTCTTTCTTCTCCGCACGCCAGCTACCGCAAACCCTGCTGGCACTGGCACTGTTGGCGGCAACGCAGATTTCCGTGGCGCAACAACTGGAATACAACAAGGGTTTCGAAGAAGCCGAGGCAAAGAACTGGGAAGAACTTGAGGTGCCGCCACCTCCAGCACCCAAGACTGAAAACCTGCAGCCTTTTTATGTAGGACCTACCGCTACCCAGACTTTTGCGATTGACACCAAGTCGCTGGCGATAGGCAAGGACGGCGTTATCCGTTACACGCTGGTCGCGGTCAGCCAGGGTGGTGCCAAGAACATCAGTTATGAAGGCATACGCTGCGCAACTTTCGAAAAGAAAATCTATGCATTGGGACGTGAAGACGGCACATGGGCGCCGTCACGCCGCAACCAGTGGGAAGGGATCGTACGCAGCAAGGTGAACCGTCAGCATGCGGCACTGGCGCAGGATTACTTTTGCAGCAATCTGACGATAGTCGGAGATGAAAAAGAGATGCTGAACCGGATGAAGTATCGCAAGACGCTCACAGACGAGCTGTTGCGGGAATAA
- the proB gene encoding glutamate 5-kinase: MDSVIQEAKRVIIKVGSSLVTNDGKGLDANAIQKWAAQIAQLRALGKEVVLVSSGAIVEGMQRLGFDKRPVGIHELQACAAVGQMGLAQIYETSFRQHDVRTAQILLTHADLADRERYLNARSTLFTLLRLGVVPIINENDTVVTDEIKFGDNDTLGALVANLIEADALIILTDQRGLFSADPRKDPNAVFIHEAKAGDLKLEAMAGGAGSSLGRGGMLTKILAAKRAAFSGAHTVIAWGREDNVLTRLAGGEAIGTQLTAQTAQLTARKQWMADHLQTAGAVVLDNGAVQKLTAEGKSLLPIGVTDVSGSFGRGDVITCIDQGGRAVARGISNYASSDARRIMRKPSADIAAILGFVEEPELIHRDNLVLL, encoded by the coding sequence ATGGACTCCGTCATTCAAGAAGCCAAACGCGTCATCATTAAAGTCGGTTCTTCACTCGTCACCAATGACGGTAAAGGCCTGGATGCCAATGCCATCCAAAAATGGGCGGCGCAAATCGCGCAATTGCGGGCACTCGGCAAGGAAGTCGTGCTGGTCAGTTCCGGTGCCATCGTCGAAGGCATGCAACGCCTGGGCTTCGACAAGCGCCCGGTAGGTATCCATGAATTGCAGGCTTGTGCCGCAGTGGGCCAGATGGGTTTGGCGCAAATTTACGAAACCAGTTTTCGCCAACACGATGTGCGTACCGCGCAAATCCTGCTGACGCATGCCGACCTGGCCGATCGTGAACGTTACCTGAATGCACGCTCCACCTTGTTTACGCTGCTGCGTCTCGGCGTCGTGCCCATCATCAATGAAAACGACACGGTGGTAACGGACGAAATCAAGTTCGGTGACAACGACACGCTTGGTGCACTGGTTGCCAACCTGATTGAGGCCGACGCACTGATTATCCTGACCGATCAGCGTGGCCTGTTCAGCGCCGATCCGCGCAAAGACCCGAACGCGGTATTTATCCATGAAGCCAAGGCCGGCGACCTGAAGCTGGAAGCCATGGCCGGCGGTGCCGGCAGCAGCCTCGGGCGCGGCGGCATGTTGACCAAGATCCTCGCGGCCAAACGTGCTGCGTTCTCCGGTGCGCATACCGTGATCGCCTGGGGACGGGAGGATAATGTGCTGACTCGCCTGGCCGGTGGTGAAGCGATCGGTACGCAACTGACTGCGCAGACGGCACAATTGACCGCGCGCAAACAATGGATGGCGGATCACCTGCAAACAGCAGGGGCGGTAGTGCTGGATAACGGTGCGGTGCAAAAGTTGACGGCTGAAGGCAAGTCGTTGTTGCCTATCGGTGTAACCGATGTAAGCGGTAGTTTCGGTCGCGGTGACGTGATTACCTGTATCGACCAGGGTGGTCGGGCGGTGGCGCGCGGGATCAGCAATTATGCGAGTTCGGATGCACGCCGCATCATGCGCAAACCGTCAGCGGATATTGCAGCGATACTCGGCTTTGTTGAAGAGCCGGAATTGATCCACCGCGACAATCTGGTCTTGCTGTAA
- the cgtA gene encoding Obg family GTPase CgtA: MKFIDEAKIEVIAGDGGNGVASFCREKFRPFGGPDGGDGGKGGSIYAVADRNINTLVDFRFAKMHKAKNGENGRGADCYGKGADDIKLRMPVGTLIIDNNDGELIADLTEHGQEVLIAKGGEGGWGNIHFKSSTNRAPRQKSEGKEGERRELRLELKVLADIGLLGMPNAGKSTFISAVSNARPKIADYPFTTLHPNLGVVRVSHEKSFVIADIPGLIEGASDGAGLGIQFLRHLQRTRLLLHIVDLAPFDNVDPVKEAKAIVKELKKYDEALFDKPRWLVLNKLDMVPEEERKKRVKDFIKRFGWKGPVFEISALTREGCSDLVTEIYEYIAVQRQAEQRTEETPQMVEEARGIDSIDPDDPRFKIID; this comes from the coding sequence ATGAAGTTTATCGACGAAGCAAAAATCGAAGTCATTGCTGGTGATGGCGGCAACGGCGTCGCATCCTTTTGTCGTGAAAAATTCAGGCCGTTCGGTGGTCCGGATGGCGGCGACGGCGGAAAAGGCGGTAGCATTTATGCGGTAGCAGACCGCAATATCAACACGCTGGTTGATTTCCGCTTTGCCAAAATGCACAAAGCCAAGAATGGCGAAAATGGTCGCGGTGCCGATTGCTACGGCAAGGGCGCGGACGATATCAAATTGCGCATGCCGGTCGGTACCCTGATTATCGATAATAACGATGGCGAACTGATCGCCGATCTGACCGAACACGGCCAGGAAGTATTGATTGCCAAAGGCGGCGAAGGCGGCTGGGGCAATATCCATTTCAAATCATCGACCAATCGCGCGCCACGGCAAAAATCCGAAGGCAAGGAAGGCGAACGACGCGAATTGCGGCTGGAGCTGAAAGTGCTCGCCGACATCGGTTTGCTCGGTATGCCGAACGCCGGCAAATCGACCTTTATTTCGGCGGTGTCGAATGCGCGTCCGAAGATTGCAGATTATCCGTTTACTACGCTGCACCCGAACCTGGGTGTAGTGCGCGTCAGCCACGAAAAGAGTTTCGTGATTGCCGATATTCCGGGCCTGATCGAAGGTGCATCCGACGGTGCCGGCCTGGGCATCCAGTTCCTGCGCCATTTGCAACGCACACGTTTGCTGCTGCATATCGTCGACCTCGCACCATTCGACAATGTCGATCCGGTCAAGGAAGCCAAAGCCATCGTCAAGGAATTGAAGAAATACGACGAAGCCTTGTTCGACAAGCCACGCTGGCTGGTCTTGAACAAGCTGGACATGGTGCCGGAAGAAGAGCGCAAAAAACGCGTGAAAGACTTCATCAAGCGCTTTGGCTGGAAAGGCCCGGTATTTGAAATTTCGGCATTGACGCGTGAAGGTTGCTCCGACCTCGTCACCGAGATCTATGAATACATCGCGGTGCAGCGCCAGGCTGAACAACGTACCGAAGAAACACCACAAATGGTGGAAGAAGCACGTGGCATCGATTCCATCGACCCGGATGATCCGCGTTTCAAGATCATCGACTAA
- the rpmA gene encoding 50S ribosomal protein L27 yields the protein MAHKKGGGTTRNGRDSESKRLGVKVYGGQAINAGGIIVRQRGTKMHPGENVGIGKDHTLFALTDGKVAFVTKGALQRHYVTVVPA from the coding sequence ATGGCACATAAAAAAGGCGGCGGCACTACGCGAAATGGTCGTGACTCAGAGTCAAAACGACTGGGCGTTAAAGTTTACGGTGGTCAGGCTATCAACGCAGGCGGCATCATTGTTCGCCAACGTGGTACCAAAATGCATCCGGGCGAAAACGTCGGCATCGGCAAGGATCACACCTTGTTCGCGCTGACAGACGGTAAAGTTGCATTTGTTACCAAAGGCGCGTTGCAACGCCACTACGTCACTGTAGTACCTGCTTAA
- the rplU gene encoding 50S ribosomal protein L21, whose product MYAVIKTGGKQYKVVAGEKFKVEQIPADIGSEITLDQVLALGAGETIKFGAPLVAGATVLATVVSHGRHDKVKIFKMRRRKHYQKHQGHRQNYTELQIVSING is encoded by the coding sequence ATGTACGCGGTCATAAAAACCGGTGGCAAACAATATAAAGTTGTCGCTGGTGAAAAATTCAAAGTAGAACAGATACCGGCAGACATTGGATCCGAAATCACCTTAGATCAGGTGCTCGCATTGGGCGCCGGAGAAACCATTAAGTTTGGTGCTCCACTGGTCGCTGGTGCTACGGTCCTTGCTACGGTTGTCTCCCATGGTCGTCACGACAAGGTTAAGATTTTCAAGATGCGTCGCCGTAAGCACTACCAGAAGCACCAAGGCCATCGCCAAAATTACACCGAATTGCAGATCGTTTCGATCAACGGCTAA
- the ispB gene encoding octaprenyl diphosphate synthase: MVSASAPSAQNLLIQPIAADLNAVDTVIRQKLHSEVALVNQIADYIISAGGKRIRPVLVLLMANAYGYRGTDHHQLAAVVEFIHTATLLHDDVVDESSLRRGRKTANALFGNAASVLVGDFLYSRAFQMMVSVGDIRIMQILADATNVIAEGEVLQLLNMHDPDVSEERYTQVIRSKTAKLFEAAAQLGTLIAGASDDEIEAAAEYGRSLGTAFQLIDDVLDYSGQADDIGKNVGDDLREGKATLPLIYLMEHGTPEQRELVRSCIENGDEQHFDAVLQAVTTSGALDYTKRKAEEASARATASIAGLPDNAFKDALLKLSAFAVNRNH, from the coding sequence TTGGTTTCCGCTTCCGCACCCTCCGCTCAAAACCTGCTAATACAACCTATCGCAGCCGATTTGAATGCAGTCGATACCGTGATTCGCCAGAAACTTCATTCTGAAGTGGCCCTGGTCAATCAAATCGCCGACTACATTATTAGTGCCGGCGGCAAACGCATACGCCCGGTACTGGTCCTTTTGATGGCCAATGCCTACGGCTATCGCGGCACCGACCACCACCAACTGGCGGCAGTTGTCGAATTTATCCATACGGCAACCCTGCTGCACGACGACGTGGTCGATGAATCCTCGCTGCGCCGCGGCCGCAAGACCGCCAATGCACTGTTCGGCAATGCCGCTTCGGTGCTGGTCGGCGACTTCCTGTATTCACGCGCCTTCCAGATGATGGTATCGGTCGGCGATATCCGCATCATGCAAATCCTGGCCGATGCAACCAACGTAATCGCGGAAGGCGAAGTCTTGCAGTTGTTAAATATGCATGATCCTGATGTATCGGAAGAACGCTACACCCAGGTGATACGCTCAAAAACAGCAAAACTGTTTGAAGCCGCAGCCCAGCTCGGCACCCTGATCGCCGGTGCATCCGACGATGAAATCGAAGCAGCGGCAGAATACGGCCGTTCACTCGGCACTGCTTTCCAGCTCATTGACGACGTACTCGATTACTCCGGCCAGGCTGACGATATCGGCAAGAATGTCGGCGACGACCTGCGCGAAGGCAAGGCAACGCTGCCATTGATCTACCTGATGGAGCATGGCACGCCGGAACAAAGGGAATTGGTCCGTAGCTGCATCGAGAACGGCGACGAACAGCATTTCGACGCGGTACTGCAGGCAGTCACCACCTCCGGCGCACTGGATTACACCAAACGTAAAGCCGAAGAAGCATCAGCCCGCGCCACTGCCTCTATCGCCGGCTTGCCGGACAACGCCTTCAAGGATGCCTTGCTCAAACTCAGCGCCTTCGCCGTCAACCGTAATCACTAA
- the pilB gene encoding type IV-A pilus assembly ATPase PilB, with protein MAAVLPSSASNNAMPGLARALLQAGRLTQQQADTICKQAANEKIPFIDTLLKSEVIDSGKLAAFCSETFGYPLLDLAAFNTSLLPEKILDAKLMQSQHVIALSKRGNKISVAISDPTNSQALDQIKFQAQLAVEPIIVDHLTLLKIIEKLGQSAEQGLNELIGDDLDIDFIEEELAAPVDGGTADIDDAPIVKFLQKILVDAINLGASDLHFEPFEKFYRIRFRVDGVLRDIAQPPLAIKEKLASRIKVISKLDISEKRVPQDGRMKLVMSKTRSIDFRVSTLPTLFGEKIVMRILDGSQAQMGIEALGYDPDQKETLLNAIQRPYGMVLVTGPTGSGKTVSLYTCLNILNKPGINISTAEDPAEINLPGVNQVNVNDRAGLTFPVALKAFLRQDPDIIMVGEIRDLETADIAIKAAQTGHMVFSTLHTNDAPATLTRLMNMGVAPFNIASSVILITAQRLARRLCSCKQTTVIPDEALLEAGFSEEDLDGTWLPYKPVGCERCSGSGYKGRVGIYQIMPISEEIEGIILNHGTSMEIEAQAKKDGVRTLRESGLVKVKLGLTSLEEILGCTNE; from the coding sequence ATGGCTGCAGTCCTTCCTAGTTCGGCATCAAATAATGCAATGCCTGGCCTCGCCCGCGCACTCTTGCAAGCAGGGCGGCTGACGCAACAGCAAGCCGATACCATTTGTAAGCAAGCTGCCAACGAAAAGATCCCTTTTATCGACACCTTGCTGAAAAGCGAAGTGATCGATTCCGGCAAGCTCGCCGCCTTTTGCTCCGAGACTTTCGGTTATCCACTGTTGGACCTGGCGGCTTTCAATACCAGCCTGTTACCCGAAAAAATCCTGGATGCGAAGCTGATGCAGAGTCAGCACGTGATCGCATTGTCCAAACGCGGCAATAAGATCTCGGTTGCGATCTCGGACCCGACCAATTCGCAGGCGCTGGATCAAATCAAATTCCAGGCACAACTGGCGGTCGAACCCATCATTGTCGACCACCTGACGCTGCTCAAAATCATTGAAAAACTGGGCCAGAGCGCCGAGCAAGGCTTGAATGAGCTGATAGGCGATGACCTCGACATCGACTTCATTGAAGAAGAGCTGGCCGCACCCGTCGATGGCGGCACTGCTGATATCGACGATGCACCTATCGTCAAATTCCTGCAAAAAATCCTGGTCGATGCGATCAACCTGGGCGCATCAGATTTGCACTTCGAACCGTTTGAAAAGTTTTACCGCATCCGCTTCCGCGTCGACGGCGTCCTGCGCGACATCGCGCAACCGCCGCTGGCGATCAAGGAAAAACTGGCATCACGCATCAAGGTTATTTCCAAGCTCGACATTTCGGAAAAACGCGTGCCGCAAGATGGCCGCATGAAGCTGGTGATGTCAAAAACCCGCTCCATCGATTTCCGTGTCAGCACGCTGCCCACCCTGTTCGGCGAAAAGATCGTCATGCGTATCCTCGACGGTTCGCAGGCGCAAATGGGGATCGAAGCGCTGGGTTACGACCCGGATCAAAAGGAAACCCTGCTCAATGCGATCCAACGTCCGTACGGCATGGTGCTGGTGACCGGCCCGACCGGCTCCGGCAAAACCGTTTCGCTGTACACCTGCCTGAATATCCTGAACAAACCCGGCATCAACATTTCGACCGCGGAAGACCCGGCCGAGATCAACCTGCCCGGAGTGAACCAAGTCAACGTCAATGACCGGGCCGGCCTGACCTTCCCGGTCGCGCTGAAAGCCTTCCTGCGGCAGGATCCGGACATCATCATGGTGGGTGAGATCCGTGACCTGGAAACCGCCGACATCGCCATCAAGGCGGCGCAAACCGGCCATATGGTGTTCTCCACGTTGCATACCAACGATGCGCCGGCCACGCTGACGCGCTTAATGAATATGGGCGTAGCACCGTTCAATATCGCATCGTCCGTTATCCTGATCACCGCACAACGCCTGGCGCGCCGCCTCTGCTCCTGCAAGCAAACTACGGTGATCCCGGATGAGGCACTGCTGGAAGCCGGCTTTAGCGAAGAGGACCTGGACGGCACCTGGCTGCCTTACAAACCGGTCGGTTGCGAGCGTTGCAGCGGCAGCGGCTATAAGGGCCGGGTCGGCATTTATCAAATCATGCCGATCAGCGAAGAAATCGAAGGCATCATCCTGAACCACGGCACCTCGATGGAAATCGAAGCGCAAGCCAAGAAAGACGGCGTGCGCACCCTGCGTGAATCAGGCTTGGTGAAGGTCAAACTGGGACTGACCAGCCTGGAAGAAATTCTCGGCTGCACAAACGAATAG
- a CDS encoding type II secretion system F family protein: MATSARKVGSTTLSKESVFAWEGKDKSGKIVRGELRAGGESVVSATLRRQGVLVTKVKKKSYRSGKKVSEKDITLFTRQLATMMKAGVPLLQSFDIVAKGNDNPSVSKLVQDIRSDVETGTSLNQAFRKFPLYFDPLFCNLVGAGEQAGILEDLLTRLAIYKEKTLAIKAKIKSAMFYPVSILAVAFIVTAVIMIWVVPAFKEVFTSFGADLPAPTLMVMAMSDFMVANWYIIFGLLFGGLYLFFQSWKRSLKMQRSMDKLLLKLPIFGPVIRKATIARWTRTLATMFAAGVPLVESLDSVGGAAGNAVYLDATKRIQTEVSTGTSLTVAMQNSDVFPNMVTQMVSIGEESGSLDNMLGKVADFYEEEVDDAVASLSSLMEPLIMVILGVLIGGLVIAMYLPIFKLGSVV, translated from the coding sequence ATGGCAACATCCGCACGTAAGGTCGGAAGCACAACACTTTCCAAGGAATCCGTATTCGCATGGGAAGGAAAGGACAAATCCGGCAAGATCGTGCGCGGCGAATTACGTGCCGGTGGCGAATCGGTAGTCAGCGCGACGCTGCGGCGCCAGGGCGTACTCGTCACCAAAGTCAAAAAGAAAAGCTATCGCAGTGGCAAGAAAGTCTCGGAAAAAGACATCACATTGTTTACACGCCAACTGGCCACCATGATGAAGGCCGGCGTGCCCTTACTGCAATCCTTCGACATCGTCGCCAAGGGCAATGACAATCCTTCGGTTTCCAAGCTGGTACAGGACATACGCTCCGATGTCGAAACCGGTACCAGCCTGAACCAGGCCTTCCGTAAATTCCCGCTCTACTTCGATCCGCTGTTTTGCAATCTGGTCGGTGCCGGTGAACAGGCGGGTATCCTGGAAGACTTGCTGACCCGGCTTGCGATCTACAAGGAAAAAACCCTTGCGATCAAGGCCAAGATCAAGTCCGCGATGTTTTACCCGGTCTCTATCCTGGCCGTGGCTTTCATCGTGACGGCCGTCATCATGATATGGGTGGTTCCCGCCTTCAAGGAGGTCTTTACAAGTTTTGGTGCCGACCTGCCGGCCCCGACCTTGATGGTCATGGCCATGTCTGATTTCATGGTAGCCAACTGGTACATCATTTTCGGCCTGCTGTTTGGCGGCCTCTACCTGTTCTTCCAGTCATGGAAGCGTTCACTCAAGATGCAACGCTCGATGGACAAGCTGCTACTGAAACTACCCATCTTTGGCCCTGTCATCCGCAAGGCAACCATCGCGCGCTGGACACGCACCCTGGCCACCATGTTCGCCGCCGGTGTGCCGCTGGTCGAATCACTGGATTCAGTTGGCGGTGCCGCCGGCAATGCAGTTTATCTGGACGCCACCAAGCGCATACAAACCGAAGTCAGCACCGGCACCAGCCTCACCGTCGCGATGCAAAATTCCGACGTCTTCCCGAATATGGTGACGCAAATGGTCTCCATCGGTGAAGAATCAGGTTCCCTCGACAATATGCTGGGCAAGGTCGCCGACTTCTACGAAGAAGAAGTCGATGATGCCGTTGCTTCGCTTTCCAGCCTGATGGAACCACTGATTATGGTGATCCTCGGCGTCTTGATCGGCGGCCTGGTGATTGCGATGTACCTGCCTATTTTCAAATTGGGTTCTGTGGTCTGA
- a CDS encoding A24 family peptidase → MMDLLWSAPAGSVLPAVLAGIFGLLIGSFLNVVIHRIPKMMQRESDNYVASESGQPLPHEDRYNLIVPRSACPQCGHQISALQNIPVISYVAIGGKCTACKTPISIRYPIIELLSGLLSAFLIWHFGSGWLGLGTLLFTYLLIALTFIDADTQLLPDDLTLSLLWLGLLINLNATFVPLHEAVIGAAAGYLSLWSIYWLFKLLTGKEGMGYGDFKLLAALGAWLGWKMLPVIILLSSLVGAVVGIALIVLAKRGRDIPIPFGPYLAAAGLIALVYGKSLAETYLGSY, encoded by the coding sequence ATGATGGATTTACTTTGGTCTGCCCCTGCGGGCAGCGTATTGCCAGCCGTGCTGGCAGGCATTTTCGGTCTCTTGATAGGCAGCTTCCTCAACGTCGTGATTCACCGCATCCCAAAAATGATGCAGCGCGAATCGGACAATTACGTCGCCAGTGAAAGCGGTCAGCCGCTGCCGCATGAAGACCGCTACAACCTGATCGTGCCGCGTTCGGCTTGCCCGCAATGCGGACATCAAATCAGCGCTCTGCAAAACATCCCTGTTATCAGCTATGTCGCGATAGGCGGCAAATGCACGGCCTGCAAAACCCCGATCTCGATACGCTATCCGATCATCGAATTGCTGAGCGGTCTCTTGTCGGCCTTCCTGATCTGGCACTTCGGCAGTGGCTGGCTGGGCCTGGGCACCCTGCTCTTCACCTATCTGCTGATCGCACTGACCTTCATCGATGCCGATACGCAATTACTGCCGGACGACCTGACGCTGTCGCTGCTATGGCTGGGCCTGCTGATCAATTTGAATGCTACTTTTGTGCCGCTGCATGAAGCCGTAATCGGCGCCGCCGCCGGCTACCTCAGCCTGTGGTCGATTTATTGGCTGTTCAAGCTGCTGACCGGCAAGGAAGGCATGGGCTATGGCGACTTCAAACTGCTGGCGGCGCTCGGCGCCTGGCTCGGCTGGAAGATGCTGCCGGTCATCATTCTCCTGTCTTCGCTGGTCGGCGCAGTGGTCGGCATCGCCCTCATCGTGCTGGCGAAACGCGGACGTGATATCCCGATTCCATTCGGCCCCTACCTCGCGGCGGCAGGCTTGATCGCTTTGGTGTACGGTAAGTCTTTGGCAGAAACCTATCTGGGCTCTTATTAA